One region of Pogona vitticeps strain Pit_001003342236 chromosome 1, PviZW2.1, whole genome shotgun sequence genomic DNA includes:
- the LOC110076419 gene encoding serine/arginine-rich splicing factor 5: MSGCRVFVGRLSPHARERDVEKFFKGYGRIREINLKNGFGFVEFEDHRDADDAVYELNGKELCNERVTIEHARARRGGRGRYPQRFNYYQSYGGGSSQYGPPLRTEHRLIVENLSSRVSWQDLKDFMRKAGEVTFVDAHRNNPNEGVVEFASSSDMKSALDKLDGSELNGRRIKLIEDRKRRRSRSRSRSYSRSRSKSRSARSSKSSSKSRSRSRSRTPEKRRSRSRSAERKSSEKNQQSGPQNSSPSPPPVKKRSRSRSNSAESRS, encoded by the exons ATGAGTGGCTGTCGTGTTTTCGTTGGACGCCTGAGTCCACACGCTCGAGAGCGAGATGTGGAGAAATTTTTCAAGGGATATGGCCGTATACGTGAgataaatctgaaaaatggctttGGATTTGTG gaaTTTGAGGATCATAGAGATGCAGATGATGCAGTTTATGAACTGAATGGTAAAGAACTGTGTAATgaaag GGTTACAATTGAACATGCCAGAGCCCGAAGAGGAGGTAGGGGGAGATATCCACAGCGATTCAATTATTACCAGTCCTATGGGGGTGGATCTAG CCAGTATGGTCCACCTCTTCGTACTGAACACAGACTTATAGTTGAGAATCTTTCTTCACGTGTTAGTTGGCAG GATTTGAAAGActtcatgagaaaggctggagaGGTTACTTTTGTTGATGCCCACAGAAACAATCCAAATGAAGG TGTTGTGGAGTTTGCGTCATCCAGTGACATGAAGAGTGCATTGGACAAGTTGGATGGCAGCGAGTTGAATGGGCGCAGAATTAAACTAATTGAAGATCGCAAAAGACGCAG GAGCAGATCTCGTTCCCGAAGCTATTCAAGATCTCGCAGCAAGTCAAGATCTGCAAGGTCTTCTAAATCAAGCAGCAAATCTCGTTCTCGAAGTCGAAGCCGTACTCCTGAGAAAAGGCGCTCTCGAAGCCGCTCAGCTGAAAGAAAGTCCAGTGAGAAAAATCAACAGTCTGGCCCACAGAATTCCTCTCCATCTCCACCCCCAGTCAAGAAGAGGTCTCGTTCTAGGTCAAATTCTGCTGAAAGCCGTAGTTAA